A single window of Plasmodium reichenowi strain SY57 chromosome 14, whole genome shotgun sequence DNA harbors:
- a CDS encoding microsomal signal peptidase protein, putative, which yields DYCGQNLAYTIRNIIFGISTIISIIVGYYNQSLALSTYIILGGTALASILILPTWPMYNRNNIEWEKSYSSSNDKKRK from the exons GACTATTGTGGTCAAAATCTTGCCTATActataagaaatattatttttggTATTAGTACAATAATATCAATAATTGTTGGATATTACAATCAAAGTTTAGCATTGagtacatatataatattagGAGGGACCGCCTTAGCAAGcatt TTAATATTACCAACGTGGCCAATGTATAATCGAAACAATATTGAATGGGAAAAAAGTTACAGTTCATCAAATGataaaaagagaaaataa
- a CDS encoding hypothetical protein (conserved Plasmodium protein, unknown function): protein MIYIFLFIIFLNVYHNIICQFCFLKKRKSVHNLLLSICPTGNNYKRFNIYKRSTINYDNKRKNIYLLLPNNNTKFRIIKNGNYGILNKCTYSRRWNLNDFLYNYINILKYKKNIKIGRLLKCIGYQNEYVYKKKKKKKKIRLFYILNKISLINLKKSIRYKNNYNYNNINIYNSNNKLCYIPINHFNRLNKEPFCYNNTEANIYNRSKKLFKNVLYYFHTLDEIKNAHQKKRNLFCLFNNYLKEEENLCNNSILIYNIFKSSQIYNYAYNESIKKILKEIIFLFHKIKKNYFIKTNHNKNIYEHIDVLEKDVYSNDKMLYRGRENINKILSEDDCLLKDQNLDFYRNLSNDENHIPLRNKKLSDSQNVRDKKNIRDNQNVRDNQNVRDNQNVKDNQNVKDNQNVRDNQNVRDNNNFNILVKNILRPTHLIFIKDWIDKFTKYMFQENISFTDLISNNILIKSDYIFQEKFLLFFHVQCLHFLYTKRNEDIKKDVGSINNEKTCDEEKRNKYDMIKYNSHNNYDNIIIYLYKENNNMEEFYEYLKNIYGEEKICFFNYEKYINNDKSFFIILLSYEELFNIYRYSNNTSYNVFQEYMRSKSRNTQDNIRMYKILCYLWNNSSKDSNIQRDDTLNNIIQTYQFKMFLHEFNIIYNYKKSIIEKNLYEHLFCLIPINNGKRITFYFLSNTHFNETIFYIWIDNIYEKTKKLCSLDWTNENTEETKKKFFILHNKGILQLNKNNQHCSNLKYSLNFINQENTHKKKQDDVLINIVKKKKKNVSKNDKLINEYMVLFNNIRKEIIINYLKQNNLYNINKLKRKDKKMKRIFNIAKRILNKRKKKKKKKKKNIYIYKTHIKNNPLHISDYISFIINKDKKGNILLSKNIISPSYIEKEENLQIHDKIKLLSNTLNICYDNNYIQTLSKEQFNNNFSHTNMLHNLRYSNTNVINKNQNFLKNNNSCLSFTCEDKNCTKKKVNDNICIQKKDDISLSTQNEKNNSHYLSKYFFLLNKKNISNQNTFGSIEKLDIYPCIYYIFNEKIYFLKFSKELYEHLSVLDEFSKKRMDDIIQKFQGKINITQNMYIYLNKGIYLINDNINRYYERFIKELLKKNIIKIILSSVDISSGGYNVKSVFIEDVHIQDKNYIYEYNNIIDNINKLHKDIYIYNNSSKNNNNNNNNNNNNNNNSSSSSSCSSSSSCSSSSKNTFVEHNKNDTYLSYVNEPDDIYRLHFIKYFMFLNIRNIFKKYTLSNNHLLNLTRNTTNIFLIPKKYEDIQIMLNILNDNYFNFSNMHNNNIADFYFNLYYNSIHKSINIKLSVTKKDNLVSVNSFSNNKNNNLDINTENIYKQNNILKEEKKNNYVDYTNNSIQYDKIRDDMYYNNNNNNNLFKIKNLFFLKSFFIHIDNNVDILPPIVHFSNLLKFCKNIHSIYKYRQTNEYVFIKNSVNIYNNVCYSLNYFDFLYYYINNKNKLENIDNVLKNHFVNFFLLKRKQYEKKFIKHNKELKLNYYQNKIKKLKKYFDEQYLYMYYNTYNNYNKKKKKLNDIMIMLYKEKYYRLHKYITKNYKNKVFNTIDRNKCIILDIYKDKQNFLNDKFICLNNINELIVCNIYFFLNIYENSKGKNKKNKKNKKNKKNYKNNVNNKSNDFLFFSNNIINKNFNYFDYLFKERQIITYNIYLKHYDFLFDIYNKGDHISTIRKIKRNISKFSINKIRINHMNDMNDMNDINNSKQISKYININKIFSNSYHQEGIYTLYNNVLLFLKKLDNMKKKLYDQYFEKKKYLLLQKRKENRNYFIHNFITGNEQDNNLYDNNIDNCNIINMNINREDVGNKKNNVLSSHFLSKEYYNNNHKEIKKNLYDHHNSPNNKPTYEIVKNEEISKCDVRNDINNNINKKILSFKKMELLNKYKKKKNTGNRNNYINELNKINRIFGNKYHTFNKEFQNIFHFLYNINMLDYLQNYINPYIKNSLWLYIITLYVKHSYSLNKNQFLLQPEFLIIIFYISFYEHENNNYLNNYSHSFEIPKDSFLQHIVTDIFVYKELLQSLQNRFKVHIAIPFNLSDILQVLDSLRKLRRKDFGKINENIISKLTNLSVILHSASLYVDKEINETIFEYIGYINMLKGYKQIE, encoded by the exons atgatatatattttcctttttattattttcctaAATGTGTAccataatataatttgtcaattttgttttttaaaaaaaaggaaaagtGTTCATAATTTATTGTTATCTATATGTCCTACTggaaataattataaacgatttaatatatacaagAGAAGTACCataaattatgataataaaagaaaaaatatatatttactactcccaaataataatacaaaatttcgaattattaaaaatggaaattacggtatattaaataaatgtacATATTCAAGAAGATGGAACTTGAATGATTTTTTGTATAActatataaacattttaaaatataaaaagaacataaaaataggaagattattaaaatgtatagGGTATCAAAAtgaatatgtatataagaaaaaaaaaaagaaaaaaaagatacgcttattttatattttaaataaaataagtctaattaatttaaagaaaagcataagatataaaaataattacaattataataatattaatatatataatagtaaCAACAAGTTGTGTTATATTCCTATTAATCATTTCAATAGATTGAATAAAGAACctttttgttataataaCACAGAGgcaaatatatataacagGTCCAAGAAACTATTTAAGaatgttttatattattttcatactttagatgaaataaaaaatgcacaccaaaaaaagagaaaccttttttgtctttttaataattacctaaaggaagaagaaaatctatgtaataattcaatcctcatttataatatttttaaatctagtcaaatttataattacGCTTATAATGAAAGtattaagaaaatattaaaagaaataatttttttatttcacaaaataaaaaaaaattattttattaagaCAAAccataataaaaatatatatgaacatataGATGTATTAGAAAAAGACGTATACTCTAATGATAAAATGTTGTATAGGGGAagagaaaatataaataaaattttaagtGAAGATGATtgtttattaaaagatCAAAATTTGGATTTTTATAGAAACTTATCTAATGATGAAAATCATATACCActaagaaataaaaaattaagtGATAGCCAAAATGTTAgggataaaaaaaatattagaGATAACCAAAATGTTAGGGATAACCAAAATGTTAGGGATAACCAAAATGTTAAGGATAACCAAAATGTTAAGGATAACCAAAATGTTAGGGATAACCAAAATGTTAGAgataataacaattttaatattcttGTAAAAAACATTTTGAGACCAACACATTTAATATTCATCAAAGATTGGATAGATAAATTTACGAAATATATGTTTCAggaaaatatttcttttacaGATCTtataagtaataatatattaataaaaagtgattatatttttcaggaaaaatttcttcttttttttcatgtaCAATGCTTACATTTTCTTTACACCAAAAGAAAcgaagatataaaaaaggatgtaggaagtataaataatgaaaagacatgtgatgaagaaaaaagaaataaatatgatatgataaaatataatagtcataataattatgataatattataatatatttatataaggagaataataatatggaagaattttatgaatacctaaaaaatatttatggagaagaaaaaatttgtttttttaactatgaaaaatatataaataatgataagagtttctttataatattattgtcttatgaagaattatttaatatatatcgCTATAGTAATAATACATCATATAATGTGTTTCAAGAATACATGAGAAGTAAAAGTAGGAATACACAAGATAATATTAgaatgtataaaatattatgttatttatGGAATAACTCATCCAAAGATAGTAATATACAAAGAGATGAtacattaaataatataatcCAAACATACCAATTTAAAATGTTCTTACACgaatttaatataatttataattataaaaaaagcataatagaaaaaaatttatatgaacatTTATTCTGCTTAATACCAATAAATAATGGAAAAAGGATAAcgttttattttttatcgAATACACATTTTAATGAAAccatattttatatatggatagataatatatatgaaaaaacTAAAAAGCTTTGTTCATTAGATTGGACTAATGAAAACACAgaagaaacaaaaaagaaattcttcatattacataataaaGGAATTCTACAACTCaacaaaaataatcaaCATTGTAGTAATTTAAAGTACTCgttaaattttataaatcaAGAAAATacacacaaaaaaaaacaagaCGATGttcttataaatatagttaaaaaaaaaaaaaaaaatgtaagtaaaaatgataaattaattaatgaGTACATGgtattatttaataatattagaaaagaaattattataaattatttaaaacaaaataatttatataacattaataaattgaaaaggaaagataaaaaaatgaaaagaatatttaatatagCAAAAAGGATTCTcaataaaagaaaaaaaaaaaaaaaaaaaaaaaaaaaaaatatatatatatataaaactcatattaaaaataatccTTTGCATATATCTGATTATATTAgtttcattattaataaagacaagaaaggaaatattttattatcaaaaaatattattagtccttcatatatagaaaaagaagaaaatttacaaatacatgataaaattaaattattatctaaCACTTTAAACATTTgttatgataataattatatacaaacCTTATCAAAAGAacaatttaataataatttttctcATACAAATATGTTACATAACTTAAGATATTCTAATAcaaatgtaataaataaaaatcaGAATTTCTTGAAAAATAACAACTCATGTTTATCCTTTACATGTGAAGATAAAAATTGTACAAAGAAGAAAgtaaatgataatatatgtatccAAAAAAAGGATGATATATCATTAAGTACACAAAATGAGAAGAATAATTCTCATTATTTAAGtaaatacttttttttattaaataaaaaaaatatttcaaatcAAAATACGTTTGGAAGTATTGAAAAGTTAGATATATATCCTTgcatttattatatatttaatgaaaaaatatatttcttaaaattttctaaagaattatatgaaCACTTATCTGTATTAGATgaattttcaaaaaaacGTATGGATgatattatacaaaaatttcaggggaaaataaatattactcaaaatatgtatatatatttaaataaaggaatctatttaattaatgataacataaatagatattatgaaagatttattaaagaattattaaaaaaaaacataataaaaattattttatcatcTGTTGATATATCATCGGGTGGGTATAACGTAAAAAGTGTATTTATAGAAGATGTACATATACAAgacaaaaattatatatatgagtataataatataatagataatataaataaattacataaggatatatatatatataacaattcATCCAaaaacaacaacaacaacaacaataataataataataataataataatagtagtagtagtagtagttgtagtagtagtagtagttgtagtagtagtagtaaAAACACGTTTGTAGAACATAATAAGAATGATACATATTTATCTTATGTTAACGAACCAGATGATATATACAGActacattttataaaatattttatgtttttaaatattcGAAATATCTTTAAGAAATACACATTGTCGAACaatcatttattaaatttgaCAAGAAATACAAccaatatttttttaattcctAAAAAGTATGAAgatatacaaataatgCTAAATATACttaatgataattatttcaatttttcaaatatgcataataataatattgcagatttttattttaatttatattataatagtATACACAAaagtattaatataaaattgtCTGTAACAAAAAAGGATAATTTAGTAAGTGTAAACAgtttttcaaataataaaaataataatttggATATCAATActgaaaatatatataaacaaaataatatattaaaagaagaaaagaaaaataattatgtagattatacaaataattctattcaatatgataaaattaGAGATgatatgtattataataataataataataataatttatttaaaataaaaaatttgtttttccttaaatccttttttatccatattgataataatgtagACATTTTACCACCTATCGTGCATTTTTCAAATTTACTaaaattttgtaaaaatattcatagtatatataaatacagACAAACTAATgaatatgtatttataaagaattctgtaaatatatataataatgtatgTTATTCCTTAAACTATTTTgactttttatattattatataaataacaaaaataaattagaaaatataGACAATGTATTGAAAAATCACTTTgtcaatttttttttattaaaaagaaaacaatatgaaaaaaaattcataaaacataataaagaattgaaattaaattattatcaaaataaaataaaaaagctgaagaaatattttgatgaacaatatttatatatgtattataatacttataataattataataaaaagaagaaaaaattaaatgacATTATGATCatgttatataaagaaaaatattataggcttcataaatatataacaaagaattataaaaataaagtatTCAATACAATAGATCgtaataaatgtattattttagatatatataaagataaacaaaatttcttaaatgataaatttatatgcttgaataatataaatgaattaatagtatgtaacatatatttttttttgaacatatatgaaaattcaaaaggaaaaaataaaaaaaataaaaaaaataaaaaaaataaaaaaaattacaaaaataatgtaaataataaaagtaacgattttcttttcttttctaacaatataataaataaaaactttaattattttgattatttattCAAAGAAAGACaaataattacatataacatttatttaaaacactatgattttttatttgatatatataacaaagGAGATCATATATCTACCATTAggaaaattaaaagaaacATTTCTAAATTTTCTATTAACAAAATTAGGATAAATCATATGAATGATATGAATGATAtgaatgatataaataattcaaaacaaatatctaaatatataaatatcaataaaatattttccaATTCGTATCATCAAGAAGGTATATacacattatataataatgttctgctatttttaaaaaaattagataatatgaaaaaaaagttatatgatcaatattttgaaaaaaaaaaatatttattattacaaaaaagaaaagaaaataggaattattttatacataattttatCACAGGAAATGAACAAGACAACAACTTGTATGACAATAATATCGATaattgtaatattattaatatgaacaTCAACAGAGAAGATGTAGgtaacaaaaaaaataatgtacTCTCATCacattttttatcaaaggaatattataataataaccataaagaaataaaaaaaaatttatatgatcATCATAATAGTCCTAATAATAAACCTACTTATGAAATCgtaaaaaatgaagaaatatCAAAATGTGATGTAAGaaatgatattaataataatataaataaaaaaatattaagttttaaaaaaatggaacTGTTAAATAAgtacaagaaaaaaaaaaataccgggaatagaaataattatataaatgaattaaataaaataaatcGAATTTTTGgaaataaatatcatacatttaataaagaatttcaaaacatatttcattttttatataacataaatatgttagattatttacaaaattatattaacccttatataaaaaattctttgtggctttatattataaccTTATATGTTAAACACTCttattctttaaataaaaaccAATTCCTTTTACAACCTGAATTTctcataattattttttacatatcTTTCTATGAacatgaaaataataactaTTTGAACAATTATTCACATTCTTTTGAAATACCAAAGGATTCCTTCTTACAGCACATTGTTACTGATATTTTTGTgtataaagaattattacAATCTCTTCAAAATAG GTTTAAAGTACATATAGCTATTCCATTCAATTTGTCAGACATATTGCAAGTGTTGGACAGTTTAAGGAAATTAAGAAGAAAAGATTTTGggaaaataaatgaaaatataatatcaaaATTGACGAATTTAAGTGTAATATTACACAGTGCATCTCTTTATGTtgataaagaaataaatgaaaCAATTTTTGAGTATATTggatatattaatatgttaaaaGGATATAAACAGATTGAATAA